A window of Dehalococcoidia bacterium contains these coding sequences:
- a CDS encoding 4Fe-4S dicluster domain-containing protein translates to MKAPPFLQGKITFENQVVPGFAAEVAAIPGGEGIFECLQCGTCSGVCSVAPYMDYTPRRLINMVRAGFKDEVLHSRTVWLCTGCYACAVNCPAGIHITDVMYALKRLAIRNGSHPRRFPIPVLVSEFIRNVRRTGRSNEAELVVRVAMKVNPLRLLRAAPTGLKLLRTGRMHIRGAKIEDPRRLDSMLESVSEAGK, encoded by the coding sequence ATGAAAGCTCCACCTTTTCTTCAAGGCAAGATCACGTTTGAGAACCAGGTAGTCCCCGGCTTTGCGGCTGAGGTGGCCGCCATCCCCGGGGGGGAGGGCATCTTCGAGTGCCTTCAATGCGGAACATGTAGCGGCGTATGTTCTGTGGCGCCCTACATGGACTATACGCCGCGCCGCCTGATCAACATGGTGCGGGCCGGCTTCAAGGACGAGGTGCTTCACAGCCGCACTGTCTGGCTCTGCACCGGCTGCTACGCCTGCGCCGTGAACTGCCCCGCCGGCATCCACATCACGGACGTGATGTATGCCCTCAAACGGCTCGCAATCAGAAACGGCAGCCACCCGAGACGTTTTCCCATTCCCGTCCTCGTATCCGAATTCATAAGAAATGTGCGCCGGACAGGCCGCAGCAACGAGGCGGAACTGGTAGTGCGCGTCGCGATGAAAGTGAACCCGCTCAGACTGCTCAGGGCTGCGCCCACCGGGCTGAAGCTGCTGCGTACGGGCCGCATGCACATCCGGGGAGCGAAGATCGAGGACCCGCGTCGCCTGGACAGCATGCTGGAAAGCGTTTCGGAGGCAGGGAAATGA
- a CDS encoding CoB--CoM heterodisulfide reductase iron-sulfur subunit B family protein, producing MKYTYYPGCSLKGTGRNYGESLTAVYRALDHDLEPLADFNCCGFIAYMSIDQAQALALAARNLSLAEQGGVKDLLTPCTACQVVLNRVDDFRVRYPKLMDQVLGTMREWGLEYRGTVKIKHPLEVLYDDVGIEAIKARGQGKLSGFRVACYYGCLYNRPHGITEERFFPTRMEEMFSALGIEPVDYHLKTKCCGGSLSNTVEAVGLHSIFLLLQGAKRLNVDAIATTCPLCQFNLEAYQDRVSSMFGEDVRVPVMYFSQVLGMEFGLSGEQLGLQRLFVPAKVATA from the coding sequence ATGAAGTACACCTACTATCCCGGCTGCAGTTTGAAGGGGACGGGCCGCAACTACGGCGAGTCGCTTACCGCCGTCTACCGGGCGCTTGACCATGACCTTGAGCCGCTGGCCGACTTCAACTGCTGCGGCTTCATCGCCTACATGTCAATCGACCAGGCGCAAGCCCTCGCCCTCGCGGCGCGAAACCTGAGCCTTGCCGAGCAGGGCGGCGTGAAAGACCTGCTGACGCCCTGCACCGCCTGCCAGGTCGTCCTTAACCGGGTCGACGACTTCCGCGTGCGCTACCCGAAGCTGATGGACCAGGTGCTCGGGACGATGCGCGAATGGGGGCTTGAGTACCGCGGCACCGTCAAGATCAAGCACCCCCTCGAAGTCCTTTACGATGACGTCGGCATCGAAGCGATCAAGGCGCGGGGGCAGGGGAAACTCTCCGGCTTTCGGGTCGCCTGCTACTACGGCTGTCTCTACAACCGCCCCCACGGCATCACCGAGGAGCGCTTCTTCCCCACAAGGATGGAGGAGATGTTCAGCGCCCTCGGCATCGAGCCCGTCGACTATCATTTGAAGACCAAGTGTTGCGGCGGATCGCTGAGCAACACTGTGGAAGCCGTGGGACTACACTCGATATTCCTGCTGCTGCAGGGGGCAAAGAGGCTTAATGTCGATGCCATCGCCACCACCTGTCCCCTCTGCCAGTTCAACCTCGAAGCGTACCAGGACAGGGTCAGCTCCATGTTCGGCGAAGACGTCCGTGTGCCGGTGATGTACTTCTCGCAGGTGCTCGGCATGGAATTCGGGCTTTCAGGGGAGCAGCTGGGTCTGCAGAGGCTCTTTGTGCCCGCCAAAGTGGCGACGGCCTAG
- a CDS encoding CoB--CoM heterodisulfide reductase iron-sulfur subunit A family protein yields the protein MTQQNGHPKIGVYVCHCGINIADKVDIEQLVAFASSLPFVAVAREYKFMCSDPGQELIEQDLRDGLIDRVVVAACSPLMHEGTFRHATEEGGANPFLYQHANIREHVSWVTQDGKLATDKAKALVAAAVRRVALAEPLERKRVPIKDEALIVGGGIAGIEAALVLASAGRKVYLVEREPSIGGHMAMFDKTFPTLDCAACILTPKMVQVGQHPNVEILSYSEVEEVSGYVGNFKVRVRRKARYIDEELCTGCGVCIEKCPWKNVPSEFDQGLTERSVVYMPFPQAVPRIPVIDRENCVYFKNGKCGACKKFCPRDAVDFEQEDRIVELEVGAVILSTGFKPFDATRIPLYGYGRFPNVITSLEFERMLNAAGPTGGNVVMKDGRVPRRVGIVHCVGSRNQNYNAHCSTVCCMYSLKFAHLVHERTGAEVYNFYIDMRTAGKGYEDFYHRLMAEGTHFVRGRVAEVTDVPQVPEEEGHLVVQVEDTLIGVVRRIPLDMIILSVGMEPQADSADVRRLFGVSASADGFFLEKHPKLAPTSTLTDGVFVAGACQGPKDIPASVAQGQGAAAQALALIDGAFMELEPNTAYVTEELCSGCKTCIGLCPYNALEFNEERKVVVLNEPLCKGCGTCVAACPSGALQQHLFNDEQILEEIRGVLVSG from the coding sequence GTGACACAGCAAAACGGTCATCCGAAAATCGGGGTCTACGTCTGCCACTGCGGCATCAACATCGCCGACAAGGTGGACATCGAGCAACTGGTCGCGTTCGCCTCGTCGCTGCCCTTTGTCGCCGTCGCCCGCGAGTACAAGTTCATGTGCTCCGACCCGGGGCAGGAGCTTATCGAGCAGGACCTCCGCGACGGCCTCATCGATAGGGTAGTCGTCGCCGCTTGCAGCCCCCTCATGCACGAAGGCACTTTCCGGCACGCCACTGAAGAGGGAGGAGCGAACCCGTTCCTTTACCAGCACGCGAACATCCGCGAGCACGTATCCTGGGTGACGCAGGACGGCAAGCTGGCGACCGACAAGGCGAAGGCGCTCGTCGCCGCCGCTGTGCGACGCGTCGCGCTGGCGGAGCCGCTGGAGCGCAAGCGCGTGCCCATCAAAGACGAGGCGCTGATTGTCGGCGGCGGTATCGCCGGCATCGAAGCGGCGCTCGTCCTCGCCAGCGCCGGCCGCAAGGTCTACCTCGTCGAGCGTGAGCCTTCCATCGGCGGCCACATGGCCATGTTTGACAAGACCTTCCCCACGCTCGACTGCGCGGCCTGCATCCTCACCCCCAAGATGGTGCAGGTGGGCCAGCACCCCAACGTCGAGATCCTCTCTTACAGCGAGGTTGAAGAGGTCTCGGGGTATGTGGGGAACTTTAAGGTGCGCGTCCGCCGCAAGGCGCGCTACATCGACGAAGAGCTGTGCACCGGATGCGGCGTCTGCATCGAAAAGTGCCCCTGGAAAAACGTCCCCTCGGAGTTTGACCAGGGACTGACCGAGCGGTCCGTCGTCTACATGCCCTTCCCGCAGGCCGTGCCGCGCATCCCCGTGATCGACCGCGAGAACTGCGTCTACTTCAAGAACGGAAAATGCGGCGCCTGCAAGAAATTCTGCCCCCGCGACGCAGTCGACTTTGAGCAGGAAGACAGGATCGTCGAGCTGGAGGTCGGCGCCGTCATACTTTCCACCGGCTTCAAGCCGTTCGACGCGACCCGGATTCCGCTCTACGGCTACGGCCGGTTCCCCAACGTTATCACCAGCCTCGAGTTCGAGCGCATGCTTAACGCCGCCGGGCCCACGGGTGGGAACGTTGTCATGAAGGATGGGCGCGTACCCCGCCGGGTGGGCATAGTCCACTGCGTCGGCTCTCGTAACCAGAACTATAACGCCCACTGCTCCACCGTCTGCTGCATGTACTCGCTGAAGTTCGCCCACCTCGTCCACGAGCGCACGGGCGCCGAAGTCTACAACTTCTACATCGACATGCGGACGGCGGGCAAGGGGTACGAGGACTTCTACCACCGGTTGATGGCGGAGGGGACGCACTTCGTGCGCGGCCGCGTGGCGGAGGTGACCGATGTGCCGCAAGTGCCGGAGGAGGAAGGCCACCTCGTCGTGCAGGTGGAGGACACTCTCATCGGCGTGGTGCGCCGCATACCCCTCGATATGATCATCCTCTCCGTAGGGATGGAGCCGCAGGCCGACTCGGCGGACGTGCGCCGTCTCTTCGGCGTCTCTGCCAGCGCCGACGGCTTCTTCCTCGAAAAGCACCCGAAACTCGCCCCCACCTCGACGCTGACGGACGGCGTGTTCGTTGCAGGGGCCTGTCAGGGGCCGAAAGATATCCCTGCAAGCGTCGCCCAGGGACAGGGGGCGGCCGCTCAAGCCCTCGCCCTCATCGACGGGGCCTTCATGGAACTGGAGCCGAATACGGCGTACGTAACGGAGGAGTTGTGCTCCGGATGCAAAACGTGCATTGGGCTCTGCCCTTACAACGCGCTGGAGTTCAATGAGGAGCGGAAAGTGGTTGTCCTGAATGAGCCGCTGTGCAAGGGCTGCGGCACCTGTGTCGCCGCGTGCCCCAGCGGAGCCCTTCAGCAGCACCTGTTCAACGATGAGCAGATCCTGGAGGAGATAAGGGGGGTACTCGTCAGTGGCTGA
- a CDS encoding hydrogenase iron-sulfur subunit yields the protein MAENNYEPTIVAFTCTWCTYLAADLAGTSRMSYPANLRIVRAMCSGRIDPQFVLTAFQWGADGVLIGGCHPGDCHYQEGNYKALRRFKLLKKLAAELGIEDERLRLEWISASEADRFRDVVNEMVEDLRRLGPRSGVGEAKPVSASAAEEAIHA from the coding sequence GTGGCTGAGAATAACTACGAACCCACCATCGTCGCGTTCACCTGTACCTGGTGCACCTATCTGGCGGCGGATCTCGCCGGGACATCGCGCATGAGTTACCCGGCGAACCTGCGCATCGTCCGCGCGATGTGCTCGGGCCGCATCGACCCGCAGTTCGTCCTGACCGCCTTCCAATGGGGCGCCGACGGCGTCCTCATCGGCGGCTGCCATCCCGGCGACTGCCACTATCAGGAGGGCAACTACAAGGCGCTGCGACGCTTCAAGTTACTGAAGAAGCTAGCCGCCGAGCTGGGCATCGAGGATGAGCGCCTGCGCCTGGAGTGGATATCGGCGTCGGAGGCAGACAGATTCCGCGATGTGGTGAATGAGATGGTCGAAGACCTGCGTCGCCTCGGTCCGCGTTCAGGCGTCGGAGAGGCGAAGCCGGTTTCGGCGTCAGCAGCAGAGGAGGCCATCCATGCCTAA
- a CDS encoding oxidoreductase has product MPKPKVGLYWCASCGGCEEAVVDLAEKILDVVAAVDIVFWPVALDFKKEDVEALSDGEMTAAFINGAVRLSEQEEMVHLLRRKAQYVIAFGSCAHLGGIPGLANLTDRQSIFQYAYRDAPTVVPDDGIVPRQQVTVPQGDLKLPEFWERVRALDQVIDVDYYLPGCPPTPTVIANALTALLEGKLPEKGAVLAGTRALCYECDRAATKPEKGCTLSEIKRPWEIIADPEKCLLAQGILCLGPVTRGGCDAVCVKGNMPCTGCFGPLDRVRDFGAKGLSAIASLLDSNDEAEIERLVNSIPDVAGVLYRYSLPASVLFKSAQTKGDAP; this is encoded by the coding sequence ATGCCTAAACCGAAGGTAGGACTCTACTGGTGCGCCAGTTGCGGCGGCTGCGAGGAAGCCGTCGTCGACCTCGCGGAGAAGATACTCGACGTCGTCGCCGCCGTGGACATCGTCTTCTGGCCCGTCGCGCTCGACTTCAAGAAGGAGGACGTCGAGGCCCTTTCCGACGGAGAGATGACCGCCGCCTTCATCAACGGCGCCGTGAGGCTGTCGGAGCAAGAGGAGATGGTGCATCTCCTGCGGCGGAAGGCGCAGTACGTCATCGCTTTCGGCAGTTGCGCTCACCTCGGCGGCATTCCCGGCCTGGCCAACCTGACTGACCGCCAGAGCATCTTCCAGTACGCGTACAGGGACGCCCCCACCGTCGTGCCCGACGACGGCATCGTTCCGCGCCAGCAGGTCACCGTGCCGCAGGGCGATCTAAAGCTGCCCGAATTCTGGGAGAGGGTGCGCGCGCTCGACCAGGTAATCGACGTGGACTACTACCTGCCGGGCTGCCCGCCCACGCCGACGGTGATCGCCAACGCGCTGACGGCGCTGCTGGAAGGGAAGCTGCCGGAGAAGGGCGCCGTGCTGGCCGGCACAAGGGCGCTCTGCTACGAGTGCGACCGCGCGGCGACAAAACCCGAAAAGGGCTGTACGCTGAGCGAGATCAAGCGCCCCTGGGAGATCATCGCCGACCCGGAGAAGTGCCTTCTTGCTCAGGGCATCCTCTGCCTGGGCCCCGTCACGCGGGGAGGTTGCGATGCCGTGTGCGTGAAGGGCAACATGCCCTGCACCGGCTGCTTCGGCCCGCTGGACCGGGTGCGCGATTTCGGCGCCAAGGGGCTCTCGGCTATCGCCTCGCTCCTCGATTCCAACGACGAGGCGGAGATCGAGCGGCTGGTGAACAGTATCCCCGACGTCGCGGGGGTGCTTTACCGCTACAGCCTGCCGGCGTCGGTGCTGTTCAAGAGCGCTCAAACGAAAGGTGATGCGCCATGA
- a CDS encoding Ni/Fe hydrogenase subunit alpha: MTKVTIDPITRLEGHGRIEIFLNDAGDVDRAYFVVPELRGFEKFAVGRRAEDMPQITSRICGVCPTAHHMCSTKTLDDLFHVEPPPAAKKLREMLYNIFMLEDHALHFYFLGGPDFIVGPKAPKAERNILGVIGKVGVDVAGQVIAMRKELRELIAYLGGKVVHPVFGLPGGVAKGIKKEDQERFVKAAEQGVDFALFTLKAFHDLVLSNKEYVDLILSDAYTHRTYYMGLVDDQNRVNFYDGMLRVADPNGKEYARFDVRDYVQHMAEHVEPWTYVKFMFLRNVGWNGFEDGEGSGIYSVAPLARLNAADGMATPKAQEAYEEYVSTLGGKPVHQTLANHWARIVEMVYAAERFLELARDPEITSDDIRRVPTETPTTGIGVVEAPRGTLVHHYETDERGVLTRANLIVATQGNSARMAMSVDKAAKALIHNGNVDDGLLNMVEMAFRAYDPCHACATHALPGQMPLLLSLRDSKGNILKEIPRGG, encoded by the coding sequence ATGACGAAGGTGACGATCGACCCGATTACCCGCCTGGAAGGGCACGGAAGGATCGAAATCTTTCTGAACGACGCGGGAGACGTTGACCGCGCGTATTTCGTCGTGCCCGAGTTGCGGGGGTTTGAGAAGTTCGCCGTCGGCCGCCGCGCCGAAGACATGCCACAGATCACTTCGCGCATCTGCGGCGTCTGCCCGACCGCGCACCACATGTGTTCCACCAAGACCCTCGACGACCTGTTCCATGTCGAGCCCCCGCCCGCCGCCAAGAAGCTGCGGGAGATGCTCTACAACATCTTCATGCTCGAAGACCATGCCCTCCACTTCTACTTCCTCGGCGGCCCCGACTTCATCGTTGGCCCCAAGGCCCCAAAGGCCGAGCGCAACATACTGGGCGTGATCGGCAAGGTGGGCGTCGATGTCGCCGGCCAGGTCATCGCCATGCGCAAAGAGCTGCGCGAGCTCATCGCCTACTTGGGGGGCAAAGTGGTGCACCCCGTGTTCGGCCTCCCCGGCGGCGTGGCCAAGGGCATCAAGAAAGAAGACCAGGAGCGGTTCGTGAAAGCCGCCGAGCAGGGCGTCGACTTTGCCCTGTTCACCCTCAAGGCGTTCCACGATCTTGTCCTCTCGAACAAGGAGTACGTCGACCTGATCCTGTCCGACGCCTACACCCACCGCACCTACTACATGGGTCTCGTCGATGACCAGAACCGCGTCAACTTCTACGACGGGATGCTGCGGGTTGCCGACCCCAACGGCAAGGAGTACGCGCGCTTCGATGTCCGGGACTACGTGCAGCACATGGCCGAACACGTTGAGCCCTGGACGTACGTGAAGTTCATGTTCCTGCGGAACGTGGGCTGGAACGGCTTCGAGGACGGCGAGGGAAGCGGCATCTACAGCGTGGCGCCGCTGGCGCGCCTGAACGCCGCCGACGGCATGGCCACGCCCAAGGCGCAAGAGGCCTACGAAGAGTACGTGTCGACCCTTGGCGGCAAGCCCGTCCACCAGACGCTGGCGAACCACTGGGCGCGGATCGTCGAGATGGTGTACGCGGCCGAGCGCTTCCTCGAGCTGGCGCGCGACCCCGAGATAACGAGCGACGACATCCGCCGCGTACCGACGGAGACCCCGACGACCGGCATCGGCGTCGTCGAGGCGCCGCGCGGCACCCTGGTCCACCACTATGAGACGGACGAGCGCGGGGTCCTCACGCGCGCGAATCTCATCGTCGCCACGCAGGGCAACTCCGCGCGCATGGCGATGTCCGTCGACAAGGCGGCGAAGGCGCTGATTCACAACGGCAACGTCGACGACGGGCTGCTCAACATGGTCGAGATGGCCTTCCGCGCCTACGACCCCTGTCACGCCTGCGCGACGCACGCTCTCCCCGGCCAGATGCCGCTTCTGCTGTCCCTCCGCGATAGCAAAGGCAACATCCTCAAAGAGATCCCACGCGGAGGTTAG
- a CDS encoding hydrogenase maturation protease yields MRALVLGMGNDLFGDDAVGLRIVEELARRPELKGFDFEMSESGGLALLDVLAGYDKAYIVDCVPDDSENTGRVRRLGPDELCCQPMTLSSHYAGLPEVLALGKTLDIPLPKIEILAVSVDDPFWIMEGLSAKMRRALPSIVDEVREILLTSRERTPEK; encoded by the coding sequence GTGCGTGCGCTCGTGCTTGGTATGGGCAACGACCTCTTCGGGGACGATGCCGTCGGCCTTCGCATCGTCGAAGAGTTGGCGCGACGCCCTGAGCTGAAGGGGTTCGATTTCGAGATGTCGGAAAGCGGGGGTCTCGCCCTGCTGGACGTGCTGGCCGGCTATGATAAGGCGTACATCGTAGACTGCGTTCCCGACGACAGCGAGAATACGGGCCGGGTGCGGCGGCTCGGTCCCGACGAGCTTTGCTGCCAACCCATGACGCTCTCATCGCACTACGCCGGTCTCCCCGAAGTGCTTGCGCTCGGAAAGACGCTGGACATCCCCCTGCCCAAAATCGAGATACTGGCCGTTAGCGTCGACGATCCCTTCTGGATAATGGAGGGGCTGTCCGCCAAGATGCGCCGCGCCCTCCCGTCCATCGTCGACGAGGTGAGGGAGATCCTGCTGACAAGCCGGGAGCGAACGCCGGAGAAGTAA
- a CDS encoding sulfatase-like hydrolase/transferase translates to MARKRPNFILLMADELRADAVHCLDALPVKTPSIDAVAARGAVFSRCFAQHSVCGPSRVSFMTGWYPHTRGHRTLTHLLRPHEPNLLRYLKNAGYHVQWNGKNDLLAADSFPLSVSDRCRERLPTLPWPVNPWPTDHRHFKSFYFGCRGQAPYEDYDSLWIKRAVEFLASPPEPFFLYLPLIFPHPPYTVEEPYFSMYDRGQVRAPLPARLDDKPHFMRELHRAYGIDRLSEDDQREIVATYWGMVTRLDDLVGELMAALDASPAAGNTVVIITSDHGDYVGDYGLTEKWWTGFQDCIVRVPLVIRVPDARARHIDALTETVDLFPTVMELAGLEARHTQFGRSLLPLIWGETNEHRMAVFAEGGHAPGETHTLEDVWPEGTIYHEKTRLQHDDPTTLAKAAMVRTERWKYVARLEGKEEMYDLEADPCELVNRIDDAALEGVVREMRERLLRWFLETGDDVPFDRDPRHV, encoded by the coding sequence ATGGCCCGGAAACGCCCCAACTTCATCCTATTGATGGCGGACGAGCTTCGCGCCGACGCCGTGCATTGCCTCGATGCGCTGCCGGTAAAAACGCCGAGCATCGACGCCGTCGCTGCGCGGGGCGCCGTCTTCAGCCGCTGTTTCGCGCAGCACTCCGTGTGCGGCCCCTCGCGGGTCAGCTTCATGACCGGCTGGTACCCCCACACGCGGGGCCATCGTACCCTCACCCACCTCCTCAGACCGCACGAGCCGAACCTGCTGCGGTACCTGAAAAACGCCGGCTATCACGTCCAGTGGAACGGCAAGAACGACCTGCTGGCCGCGGACTCCTTTCCGCTTAGCGTCTCCGACCGGTGCCGCGAACGGTTGCCGACGCTGCCCTGGCCCGTCAACCCCTGGCCGACGGACCACCGCCACTTTAAGAGCTTCTACTTCGGTTGCCGCGGCCAAGCTCCCTATGAGGACTACGACTCGCTTTGGATAAAACGCGCCGTTGAGTTCCTGGCGTCGCCGCCGGAGCCGTTCTTCCTCTACCTCCCGCTCATCTTTCCCCATCCTCCCTACACGGTCGAAGAGCCTTACTTCTCGATGTACGACCGCGGGCAAGTGAGGGCGCCGCTCCCCGCGCGGCTCGACGACAAGCCGCATTTCATGCGCGAGCTTCACCGCGCCTACGGCATCGACCGGCTGAGCGAGGACGACCAGCGGGAGATCGTCGCCACTTACTGGGGGATGGTGACTCGCCTCGACGACCTGGTAGGCGAGCTGATGGCGGCCCTCGACGCCTCCCCTGCGGCCGGGAACACCGTCGTCATAATCACCAGCGACCACGGCGACTACGTCGGTGACTACGGGCTGACGGAGAAGTGGTGGACCGGCTTCCAGGACTGCATCGTTCGCGTGCCGCTCGTCATCCGGGTGCCGGACGCGAGGGCGCGCCACATCGACGCCCTGACGGAGACGGTCGACCTCTTTCCCACTGTCATGGAGCTCGCCGGCCTAGAGGCGCGCCACACTCAATTCGGACGCAGCCTCTTGCCCTTGATTTGGGGAGAGACAAACGAGCATCGAATGGCCGTCTTTGCCGAAGGAGGCCACGCGCCGGGCGAGACGCACACGCTGGAGGACGTCTGGCCTGAGGGCACCATCTACCATGAGAAGACGCGCCTTCAGCACGATGACCCGACGACACTGGCAAAGGCGGCGATGGTACGCACTGAGCGGTGGAAGTACGTCGCGCGGCTCGAGGGCAAAGAGGAGATGTATGATCTGGAGGCCGACCCCTGCGAGCTTGTCAACAGAATCGATGACGCCGCGCTCGAAGGAGTCGTCCGGGAGATGCGCGAAAGGCTGCTCCGCTGGTTCCTCGAAACGGGCGACGACGTTCCGTTCGACCGCGACCCCCGTCACGTCTGA
- a CDS encoding anaerobic sulfatase maturase, with protein sequence MPALSVLFKTVSSDCNLDCSYCYYRQSLEGERVRRRMDERVLAAFMRQYMACVAGSGVASFVWQGGEPTLAGLDFFQRAVALEAQYAPPGTTIGNALQTNAVLLDDHWGEFLRRYSFLVGVSLDGPQQVHDSVRRDRGGHGSFRRVMAGIDVLRRHGVDFNVLCVIGPHNVRRPVDLMRFFRREGFTHLQFIPAMSFQSVEPDALAAYLVTAEEYGDFLVALFDEWYEGGLPRTSVRTFDAILQSYLGMPNDLCSYSERCDGAIAVEYNGDVYPCDFYVHPDWRLGNVADEPLHAILAKSERAAFVARKASLPPVCQACEWRRLCRGGCPRNRSNGPASGPPEYFCESHRRFFAHADARLRALAERLERRGTTAAIAGAAATGRNEPCPCGSGRKYKACCGDPRIEQSYLFRFDDGR encoded by the coding sequence ATGCCGGCCCTGTCTGTTCTCTTCAAGACCGTCTCCAGCGACTGCAACCTCGATTGCAGCTACTGCTACTATCGCCAGTCGCTTGAAGGCGAGCGGGTGCGCCGGCGAATGGACGAGCGCGTGCTCGCGGCCTTCATGCGACAGTATATGGCGTGCGTCGCCGGCAGCGGCGTCGCCTCCTTCGTCTGGCAGGGCGGAGAGCCCACGCTGGCCGGCCTCGACTTCTTCCAGCGGGCAGTGGCGCTGGAGGCGCAGTACGCGCCGCCGGGCACGACCATCGGCAATGCCCTGCAGACGAACGCCGTGCTGCTGGACGACCACTGGGGCGAGTTCCTGCGCCGGTACAGCTTTCTCGTCGGCGTCAGCCTGGACGGTCCGCAGCAGGTGCACGACAGCGTCCGCCGCGACCGGGGCGGCCACGGTTCCTTTCGCCGCGTGATGGCGGGGATCGACGTGCTGCGCAGACACGGCGTCGATTTCAACGTCCTTTGCGTCATCGGCCCGCACAACGTCCGCCGCCCCGTCGATCTCATGCGTTTCTTCCGCCGCGAGGGCTTCACCCATCTTCAGTTCATCCCCGCCATGTCCTTCCAGTCTGTCGAGCCCGACGCCCTGGCGGCGTACCTCGTCACGGCCGAAGAGTACGGCGACTTCCTGGTCGCGCTCTTCGATGAGTGGTACGAAGGCGGGCTTCCGCGGACCTCCGTGCGCACGTTCGACGCCATCCTGCAATCATATCTGGGGATGCCGAACGATCTCTGCTCGTACAGCGAACGCTGCGACGGCGCTATCGCCGTCGAGTACAACGGCGATGTCTATCCCTGCGACTTCTACGTGCACCCGGACTGGCGCCTGGGAAACGTCGCGGATGAACCCCTCCATGCCATCCTCGCCAAATCCGAGCGCGCGGCGTTCGTTGCCCGGAAGGCGTCGCTGCCGCCCGTGTGCCAGGCATGCGAGTGGCGCCGGCTGTGCCGCGGCGGCTGCCCCCGCAACCGCTCGAACGGACCGGCGTCCGGGCCGCCCGAATACTTCTGCGAGAGCCACCGCCGCTTTTTTGCTCACGCCGACGCCCGGCTGCGCGCGCTTGCTGAGCGGCTGGAACGACGCGGCACGACGGCGGCGATAGCGGGAGCGGCGGCGACGGGCCGCAACGAGCCCTGCCCCTGCGGGAGCGGGCGCAAGTATAAGGCGTGTTGCGGCGACCCGCGCATTGAACAGAGCTATTTGTTCCGCTTCGATGACGGGCGCTAG